The Enterococcus sp. 7F3_DIV0205 genome has a window encoding:
- a CDS encoding M20 metallopeptidase family protein, giving the protein MLTEKQTRFADSLEEELIKIRRHLHQNPEIGMDLPNTVAFVKQKLTEYGYEPQSCGESGITVVAGKKVGKTFLLRGDMDALPIRELTDLPFKSENGYMHACGHDMHTTMLLGAAKVLKEFEDELDGQVKLLFQPGEEILSGSKVCIENHVLENPKVDAGMMIHVFPFKGLKAGQIMPTPAGTFMASADWFEINIKGRGGHGSQPETSIDPINVAVHIYTALQELSAREIGSEERFVLTIGEFTGGTPGASNIIPETTVMKGTLRTLKEDVRTQVKERMIAMAENIAKAFRAEAEVVFTNGCTTNVNDPELTAFTKESLTETFGADRIVSIPTSTPLMGSEDFGEISQLIPTTTVLLVASEENINLHNPAIVFDESVLVEGSKVYADTAISWLSQA; this is encoded by the coding sequence ATGCTGACAGAAAAACAAACAAGGTTTGCTGATAGTTTAGAAGAAGAGTTGATTAAAATTAGAAGACATCTTCATCAGAATCCAGAGATCGGGATGGACTTACCGAATACAGTTGCTTTTGTAAAACAGAAACTTACAGAATATGGTTATGAACCTCAATCTTGTGGAGAATCAGGTATCACAGTAGTTGCTGGTAAAAAGGTTGGAAAAACATTTCTACTACGAGGAGATATGGATGCATTGCCGATTCGGGAACTGACCGATTTGCCATTTAAATCCGAAAATGGCTATATGCACGCGTGCGGTCATGATATGCACACAACCATGTTATTGGGAGCGGCTAAAGTATTAAAAGAATTTGAAGATGAATTAGACGGTCAAGTAAAATTACTCTTCCAACCAGGTGAAGAAATTCTTTCAGGTTCGAAAGTTTGTATCGAAAATCATGTATTAGAAAACCCTAAAGTCGATGCTGGTATGATGATCCATGTTTTCCCTTTTAAAGGACTTAAAGCAGGACAAATCATGCCCACACCAGCAGGAACATTTATGGCCAGTGCAGATTGGTTTGAAATCAATATCAAAGGTCGAGGTGGACATGGCTCACAACCTGAGACTTCGATCGATCCGATTAATGTAGCGGTTCATATTTATACAGCATTACAAGAGCTTTCTGCAAGAGAGATTGGTTCAGAAGAACGCTTTGTCCTGACAATCGGGGAATTCACTGGCGGTACACCAGGCGCTTCCAATATTATCCCAGAAACAACGGTGATGAAAGGAACACTACGAACATTAAAAGAAGATGTCCGCACTCAGGTCAAAGAACGAATGATAGCGATGGCTGAAAATATTGCCAAAGCATTTCGTGCTGAAGCAGAAGTAGTTTTCACGAATGGCTGCACAACGAATGTGAATGATCCCGAGTTGACTGCATTTACGAAAGAATCGTTGACAGAAACATTTGGCGCTGATCGAATCGTGTCTATTCCAACATCTACTCCACTTATGGGTAGTGAAGATTTTGGTGAAATCAGTCAGTTGATTCCAACAACGACTGTTTTATTGGTTGCATCAGAGGAAAATATCAATCTTCATAATCCAGCTATCGTGTTTGATGAATCAGTTTTAGTCGAAGGCTCGAAAGTTTACGCAGATACAGCAATATCTTGGTTAAGCCAAGCATAA
- the lpdA gene encoding dihydrolipoyl dehydrogenase gives MRYDLIIIGAGPGGYVAAIKAAQLGMKVALVESNRVGGTCLNRGCIPTKALLHSAELVHEMKNAGENGIHIRDIQINMEEIYAKKTKVVDTLVQGVEGLVKANKIELLFGTAQIIKAGVIEVDGTTYETEKIIIATGSKPAIPPIPGNDLPGVLTSNELLEQSNNYEKLTIIGGGVIGVEFAMIFNELGCDVTIVETAATLLPNFDREISKKLAMILKKQGIKVATKSIVTSISKEQQLKCTYTTKGKEHSVTSDAVLIATGRKANFEGLFPPDLNIKIDNQSIWVDDSFETSIKGIYAIGDVANRGTQLAHVASAQGVNAVLAMNQKAMEYDLEIIPSCVYTSPEIAAVGITEEDAQNQGISVKVGKYNMAGNGKTIIAGNTLGFIKVIADEKSEKIIGAQLMCDRATDMVSEFTTAIVSGLTIDEVMAIVHPHPTYNEGVGEAYENLQGLGIHTIPKK, from the coding sequence ATGCGTTATGATCTAATCATAATCGGGGCGGGGCCTGGTGGGTATGTTGCAGCAATCAAAGCTGCTCAATTGGGTATGAAAGTAGCACTTGTTGAAAGTAATCGTGTTGGTGGCACTTGTTTGAATCGAGGCTGTATTCCAACTAAAGCATTGTTACATTCAGCTGAGCTTGTTCATGAAATGAAAAATGCTGGAGAAAATGGTATTCATATTCGTGATATTCAGATTAATATGGAAGAAATCTACGCAAAGAAAACGAAAGTTGTTGATACGCTAGTTCAAGGAGTCGAAGGACTAGTTAAAGCGAATAAAATTGAGCTGCTCTTTGGAACCGCTCAAATTATCAAAGCAGGCGTAATTGAAGTAGATGGAACAACATATGAAACTGAAAAAATCATCATTGCAACTGGTTCAAAACCAGCAATTCCACCGATTCCAGGTAATGATTTGCCTGGTGTATTAACAAGTAATGAGCTTTTAGAACAATCAAATAATTATGAAAAACTGACCATTATTGGCGGTGGTGTAATCGGTGTAGAGTTTGCGATGATTTTTAATGAGCTAGGTTGTGACGTAACGATTGTTGAAACGGCGGCGACACTGTTACCTAATTTTGATCGTGAAATTTCGAAAAAGCTAGCAATGATTTTAAAAAAACAAGGAATCAAAGTCGCAACAAAATCAATCGTGACCAGCATTTCCAAAGAGCAACAATTAAAATGTACCTATACTACTAAAGGAAAAGAACATTCTGTTACAAGTGATGCCGTTTTAATTGCGACTGGACGAAAAGCAAATTTTGAAGGTTTGTTTCCACCGGATTTAAATATAAAGATAGACAATCAAAGTATTTGGGTAGATGACTCTTTTGAAACATCTATTAAAGGCATTTATGCTATCGGAGATGTAGCCAACCGAGGTACACAGCTAGCGCATGTTGCTTCCGCTCAAGGAGTAAATGCTGTTTTGGCGATGAATCAAAAAGCAATGGAATATGATTTAGAGATTATTCCTTCTTGTGTCTACACGTCACCTGAAATCGCTGCTGTGGGGATAACGGAGGAAGATGCACAAAATCAAGGAATCTCTGTGAAGGTCGGCAAATACAATATGGCTGGGAATGGAAAAACGATAATTGCGGGGAACACATTAGGCTTTATCAAAGTCATTGCAGATGAAAAGAGCGAAAAAATCATTGGAGCTCAGCTAATGTGTGATCGAGCTACAGACATGGTCAGTGAATTTACCACAGCAATCGTTAGTGGTTTGACTATCGATGAAGTGATGGCAATTGTTCATCCCCATCCAACCTATAATGAAGGAGTAGGCGAGGCATACGAAAATCTTCAAGGCTTAGGAATCCACACAATTCCTAAAAAATAA
- a CDS encoding formate--tetrahydrofolate ligase translates to MVKSDIEIAQEATMLPISKIAEKIGLEEEQVDLYGKYKAKIEVDKIKTNKEGKVILVTAITPTPAGEGKTTTVVGLGDGLNKIGKNAIIALREPSLGPVFGIKGGAAGGGYAQVVPMEDINLHFTGDFHAIGAANNLLAAIIDNHIFQGNELGIDNRRITWKRAVDMNDRQLRHVVDGLGARVNGVPREDGFEITVASEIMAVLCLSNDIEDLKENLGNIIIGYTYDNLPVTARELNAQGAMTALLKEAIKPNLVQTLENNPALIHGGPFANIAHGCNSVIATNTARKLADYVVTEGGFGADLGAEKFIDIKCRKSGIRPSAVVVVATVRALKMHGGVPKDQLGTENISALTQGLPNLLKHIENTTTVFGLPTVVAINKFPTDTDAELELVKKECQKRNVNVVLSDVWAHGGAGGEELAREVVRLADQENHFEFAYPDELPIKEKISAIVEKVYGGNAVRYEPIAEREIAKLEKLGFGNLPICMAKTQYSFSDDQTKLGRPTDFAITISNIKISAGAGFIVAYTGTVMTMPGLPKKAAYEKIDVDSEGKIVGLF, encoded by the coding sequence ATGGTTAAATCGGATATCGAAATCGCTCAAGAAGCAACCATGTTGCCAATCTCAAAAATTGCAGAAAAAATTGGTTTAGAGGAAGAGCAAGTTGATTTATATGGAAAATATAAAGCAAAAATCGAAGTGGATAAAATAAAGACAAACAAAGAGGGCAAAGTCATTCTAGTTACGGCAATCACCCCAACACCTGCAGGGGAAGGGAAAACAACGACCGTTGTAGGACTAGGTGATGGTTTAAACAAAATCGGGAAAAATGCAATCATTGCTTTAAGGGAACCTTCTCTAGGTCCAGTTTTTGGTATTAAAGGAGGGGCTGCGGGCGGCGGTTATGCGCAAGTGGTTCCTATGGAAGATATTAACCTCCATTTTACTGGTGATTTCCATGCGATCGGTGCAGCAAATAATTTACTAGCGGCCATTATTGACAATCATATTTTCCAAGGGAATGAGTTAGGTATCGACAATCGCCGAATCACTTGGAAAAGAGCAGTGGATATGAATGATCGACAATTAAGACACGTCGTTGATGGTTTAGGTGCTAGAGTGAATGGTGTTCCAAGAGAAGATGGCTTTGAAATTACCGTAGCTTCAGAAATCATGGCTGTGTTGTGTTTATCCAATGATATTGAAGATTTAAAAGAGAATCTAGGCAATATTATTATTGGCTATACCTATGATAATCTGCCAGTTACTGCTAGAGAGTTAAATGCCCAAGGCGCAATGACAGCGTTATTAAAAGAGGCAATCAAGCCCAATTTAGTTCAAACGCTAGAAAATAATCCTGCTTTGATCCATGGTGGGCCGTTTGCCAATATTGCTCATGGCTGTAACAGTGTGATCGCGACGAATACCGCTAGAAAATTAGCCGATTACGTTGTAACCGAAGGGGGCTTTGGTGCTGACTTAGGAGCAGAAAAATTCATCGATATCAAATGTCGAAAATCTGGTATTCGTCCGTCAGCTGTCGTTGTTGTAGCAACTGTTCGTGCATTAAAAATGCATGGTGGTGTACCTAAAGATCAGCTTGGTACTGAAAATATTTCTGCTTTAACACAAGGGTTACCAAATCTTTTAAAACATATCGAAAATACAACGACTGTGTTTGGCTTACCAACGGTTGTGGCAATCAATAAATTTCCTACAGATACAGATGCGGAGCTTGAACTTGTGAAAAAAGAATGTCAAAAACGCAATGTAAATGTGGTTCTTTCAGATGTCTGGGCTCATGGTGGTGCTGGTGGTGAAGAGTTGGCCAGAGAAGTTGTTCGTCTAGCTGATCAGGAAAATCATTTTGAATTTGCTTATCCAGACGAACTGCCAATCAAAGAAAAAATCAGCGCAATCGTTGAGAAAGTCTATGGTGGAAATGCTGTTCGTTATGAACCGATTGCTGAAAGAGAAATTGCTAAATTAGAAAAACTTGGGTTTGGCAATTTACCGATTTGTATGGCTAAAACACAGTACTCATTTTCAGATGATCAGACAAAACTGGGTAGACCAACTGATTTTGCGATAACAATCAGTAATATCAAGATATCGGCTGGAGCAGGATTTATTGTTGCTTACACAGGAACTGTGATGACCATGCCTGGACTACCGAAGAAAGCAGCCTATGAAAAAATCGACGTTGATTCTGAAGGGAAAATTGTTGGTTTGTTCTAG